The Gammaproteobacteria bacterium genome window below encodes:
- a CDS encoding helix-turn-helix domain-containing protein, with amino-acid sequence MSGREADRLGVIQAVARRQIRQAQAAVQLGLSVRQVKRLVRRYRERGAAGLVSARRGKRPANAIPETVRERALALVSERYPDFSPTRRMYRSFAPACATLL; translated from the coding sequence ATGAGCGGGCGCGAGGCGGATCGGCTGGGGGTAATCCAGGCGGTGGCGCGCCGCCAAATACGGCAGGCGCAGGCGGCCGTGCAGTTGGGATTGAGCGTGCGCCAGGTCAAGCGCTTGGTGCGAAGGTACCGGGAACGGGGGGCGGCGGGCCTGGTCTCGGCGCGTCGCGGCAAGCGCCCGGCCAATGCCATTCCCGAGACGGTGCGGGAGCGGGCGCTGGCGCTGGTTAGCGAGCGCTACCCGGATTTTTCGCCCACGCGGCGCATGTACAGGAGCTTTGCACCAGCTTGTGCAACTCTGCTATAG